The DNA region GTGTGCCGGACATGATGAAGGAATTCAAAATAATCTGCTTTTCGGTGCAGGTCGGCTGTAACTGGGCTTCCTTTTCCTTTATAGTCTTGTAAAATTGTATTTTGGGGTTATTGATATTCTTTTCCAGCATCATTATGCCCTTGGGATCAATAAAGGTTATATACTGCTTGTCATCTTCGGCAATCCACATAATAAAGTCCGGGTAAAAATTACCTGCTTCAAAAAAGCCAATACCAACTTTGCTCTTATTGCGGAGCAAATACAACCTCTTTTCTATAAAAGCAGATGGATTATCATCGCAATATTTCTTCAGCCTGTCAATAAACAGCTTTTCGTCGCTGTTTAGGCTTACAGGCGAAACCTCAATACGGATTCCTTTATCTATAGAGATAAGGGGAGTGTAAAGGTGGTTGTAAAAGTCAAAGTAGCGGAAATTCAAATGCTTATCCTCGTACTTGCCCAAACGCCTGTTTTTTTCCAAAGCCTCTCTGATTCCCTCAATCAGCTCTGCAAATTCTTCGAATTTCTCTTTGTTAAAAAGAGTAATATTATACGCATCGATAAAATTCTTATCACTGGATTTTAAGTCCCCGTAAACCAGGTGCGGCGCTTCCCATTGGGCCTTATGATATTTAAAAAATCTGTCCAGATAGTTTTTTAGAAGCATAACACATATATCATTGATTCTGCCGATTTTATCAAAACTGTCGATTTCCATCAGCGCCCTGGGGACAAACAAAGTGTACCAGCCCTTCAGCTTAAGTATTTCCGGCAATAATGACTTTTCGATGCTGATATTGTAATAAACCTTTTGGTTTTTGTATTGCAGCAGTTCGGCATAAAGCTTATCCATATCTAAGAACGCGATATGATGTGGCTCCAATACAGCCTCGTCCTTTTGATATTTTACATCTTCACTCCTGGTAGAAGTAAGACTTTGGATGGCAGCATTATAATCAACCTTGACTTTATTTTTGACCAGGTTGTCCATAAAGCCGTCTGAAGGAGTGGTAAGGATCAGCCGTTTCGACTGCTTTTTGAAATTGATGCCGTCCTTGACCTTAATCACCTTCAGTTTATCCTTCGCATCATGAAAACGGCTTACTACAGGGAGCTTGAATTCTCTGATGGAGTCATTCAGATCCATATCTTCCTTTTCAAGATATTCTTTGAATTGTGCCATATAATCGGCTTTTACCCCAAATATAGTTAAGGTTTCTATTTTGTTAATATACCTCGGCACTTCAACAGGGTAGTCCAGTTTGGAACTGCGCTTGAGACAGTTTCCGTAACCTTTAAGTCTTACCCCCCTGCCAAAAAGCTGGATGGCCTGAGAGCCTTCGCCCTTGGCAAAGTTAATCAGCCCCATGGTGGAAACCCGCCAGCTGTTCCACCCTTCTGTAAACTTTTTAGAGCCTATAAGTATATTAATCCTGGAATTTTTATCATTTATTCTTTTAAACAGGGATTCGTTCTCAAACTGGTTTTCATCGGTAACAATCCCGGTCTTCCCTTTTTCAATATTCTTAATCAGCTCGCTGTCGCCGCCGGCGCCAACATTGATAACCCCGAAAAATTCATTGTCACTGCCAATCCGTAAACCAATTTCTCCGCCCAGCTGTTTTAAATTTACCAAGTGCAACCTGCCTGTGGAAGTTGTCTCAAAAACGATTTTTAACACATCGTCATAAACAGAGCCGGCATCTCGCTGAAACAGATTTTGCAGATAGGAAAAATCGCCATAAAACAGCTCCTGTCCTCTTTCATCAAGGAGCCCGGTATTGTCATCCAGCAGCATTTTGATCCGGCTTACGGCCTTTTCTTTGTTTGCCGTAAAGCCGTTAATAAAGGCCAGAACTTCCTGCACGTCGGTTAATTCGTCCTTGCTGACGGTTTTATTCACGCTGTTGCCCACAAATACTAAGAGCGGCTTTTCAATATTGAAGGGGACAAAGGCCCCTCTCTCGCTCTGGTAAATTTTCATCTGCTGATAGAAACTGAGTAAACAACCCGTTAAATACAGCTCCTGCTGTTCTCTGGAAAGACTCTCTTTCAGGTTGTAAATTCGGTATTCCTTGCCATAGCCGTCATTATAGAAGTACTTATAAGAATAGTCAAATATAATGGCCTTGCCGTACTGATGAGCAAGAGCCTCAGCTTCCGATTTTGTTTTTTCCTCCTTGATAGCCTGCTTAAAAGTCGCCGAATACTCAAAGGAAAACCCGTACTCCGACAACCGGCTCCGAAAATCGTACCACACATTTCCGGAGAGTCCTTTGTGCCCTTCATCAACCAGGACAAGGTTGTTCTGCTCAAAACTGTCCACAGAAACAGTCTTCACCTTCCCCTGCTCTTCCAGCTTGTTAATGTCGATAACCAGCACCTCGTCTTTTTCCTGCAGGGTATCCTTTTCAAAGAGGCGGCAGCGGATGCCGGAAAGCTTCATTTCCTCAATGTGCTGGTGCGATAAACCTTCATTGGGCGTAAGAAGAATGATTTTATTAAGGGTCAAACTTTTGTTATATTCCTGCGCCCTCTTAAAGTAATGTTGGAATTGCAGGATATTAGCATGCATAATTAACGTCTTGCCGCTACCTGTAGCGCACATAAAGGCCAGCTTGTTCAAGCTGTCCGGTGTATAATCCGAAATTGTTTCACCATCGCTTTCAGCATTGAATTCATGCAGGAAATTATTTAAGTCGGCAACAAAGTTCTCCCTGTCCAGGAAGTACCTGTCAAGATACATCTCGGTAAAAAGGAGAGCAAGATACTGGAAATATTTTAGGGTAAGCCCGCCCCGACCCTCGCCGATATGCTGGACATAACGGAAGATGTTTTCATCATACTCCTTCAGCTTGTCCTTATTTAAAAAGCCCAGCTTAACATACTTGCGTACTATAAATTCATGGAAATAGGAGGTGTTCTCTTCGTTATACCCTTCCAAATCGGCAGACCGCATATCTTCCGCCAGTTCCCTGAAATCTCTTTTGCCAAAGAGGGAAAGGAAGTACTTATTGAGCACCAGGCAATCATTGAGATTGATGGCTTTATTTGCTTTCTTGGTCTTTTTAGCCCCCATACATCACACCCCCTCAAACATCCTCTTTTTAAATTCAAGCTCGATTAAATGAACCTTCCACTGCTCTTTGTCGCCCTTGAGGTTTTCCAGATTGTTATCTCCATTAACATAGATAATGTCGAACTCGCTGTTTTTTGTTTCTGCGCGGTATTTCACAAAGAAAGCATCCAAAGCAGCGTTATCGGCTGCCAGATCTTCGGTAAGATTGCGCCAGATAACAAGAGCTTTATCCCCATTGGGCATAATACCTTCCACTGTTTTAAAGGCATATTGCCCTTCCTTGTCTTCTGTAAGCATTACTGCGTTTTCATATTCACCCTCAGGATCAGGGACGGCATTAAAGCGAGCAGCAGCTTTTTGTCTCGTAACAGCAAGGCCAAGGAGGTAATTAAAGGTTTCCACCAGGTCTATGGTTGTTTCTTTTGTCTCGTTGTTCTCGGCAATTTTCATTTTATAGGCAAAAGGCTCCTTAAAGCGGTCAAGGTTTAAGAGGCTGCCCCTGCTTTCAATGTCCAGCATATATGATACAAGGTACTCGTTAAAGAAGTTTGCGTCCATCCTTAGCTGCTTCTCCTGCTCAGTCGTGCGGCTAAGCTCGATATTATTCAATGTATCCTCGTAGCTTTCCAGACGGATGTATTTAAAAATCTGTGAAACACCGGTATTTCTGTTCTGTGGCTTGCCGTCCTTCCAATCTTTAGCGTAGACAACCTTTTTAATCCTCGGCTTGGTAATTGTGTTGAAATAGTTGCCCATTTCCACAAGGATATACTTACGGTTGCCTCCGTCTTCGCGGTTGAGGTTTATTACTGCATGACCAGTTGTGCCGGAGCCGGCGAAGTAATCGAGGATTATTGATGTTTTCTCTGTTGCAGCACCAACCAAAACTTCATAAAGTGAAACAGGATGACAATAAGGAAATACAATACCCAATTTGTCTGTATCAGCTTTACCTTTCATTCCATTTTGAATAACTGATGTCATTTGGCGTTTTGTATCAGCTGTTAAAAACATCTTTTGTCGTGGCTGTGTTGTTTCATCTTTTCCAAATAAAATTTCTCCTCTTTTCATCATATCTTGAAGCGTTTCGGGTGTCCTTGAAAAGCCATTAGGAGGTATCGCACAAGGCTTTTTAGTTATAGGGTGAATAAGTGGCTGAAAAAACTTAGGGTCCGTTCTTGGTTCTGGAGCACGTAAGCTTACACTTTGATATATTTTACCATCATCATCAATATACCTATATGCTTTTTCTCCGCCGCTTAAATTGGTATTTTGATTAATCCATTTTGTATATTCTCGGCGAACATCTTCGTTTACGCCGCCATATTCAGAAATAAGCCCTTGCACATATTCAATCATACTTTTGACATTATCACTATTAAGGTTTAGTGTGATTAAATTTTTAGATCGCCAAATTACATATTCATGTTGTGTAGCCAATCCAGCTCCACCAGTCATTGGATTGCGCTTATCCCATATAACAGTACCAACATTAAGTAAACTTGATTGTTCAAAAACATTCCAAAGTCGCTCATACTCATTTTCATCAATATGACAAGCAAAAGAAGAATCGTCAGACATAAGAGGCACTGAAATAATTAGTCTATCATACATCATGGACATCCAACTTGAATGTTTATAATTGTTTTTATATAAAAACCCACTTGTTTCCGTATTATATGGAGGATCTATGTGAACACAATCAATCTTTTCTCTATACTTCTCCTGCAGCAAATTCAATGCCTGAAAATTCTCACTGTGTATTAAAAGGCCGTTTGTCTCCTCATCTAAATTGTCAATGCTTGCAATCAGCCTCTCCTTGAATTCCGTCGTAAAATGCTTTGTATCCAGCACAAGGTTTTTATTCTGTTTTAAAAAATCTACGGTCAGCGGATTGGAATAAGCCTCTGTCATCAAGTCCCCGGCAATCTCATCGATGGCATACATTTCCACCCATTCCTGCCGTTGTGCATCATTTGCAGATATTTCAGGATAGAAACTCTCGTCAATTTTATCAAGGGTGATACACCAGTTTGTCTCAACCACAAACTTTTTCTTGAGCCACAGCTTTTTCTGAAAGTCCTCTATTTGCGCCAAAAAGTCAATAATGGTGCGGCCTACCTTTTTAATGGCCTTCACCTTGGCCAGGTAGGCATTTACTTTCA from Bacillota bacterium includes:
- a CDS encoding DEAD/DEAH box helicase family protein, translating into MGAKKTKKANKAINLNDCLVLNKYFLSLFGKRDFRELAEDMRSADLEGYNEENTSYFHEFIVRKYVKLGFLNKDKLKEYDENIFRYVQHIGEGRGGLTLKYFQYLALLFTEMYLDRYFLDRENFVADLNNFLHEFNAESDGETISDYTPDSLNKLAFMCATGSGKTLIMHANILQFQHYFKRAQEYNKSLTLNKIILLTPNEGLSHQHIEEMKLSGIRCRLFEKDTLQEKDEVLVIDINKLEEQGKVKTVSVDSFEQNNLVLVDEGHKGLSGNVWYDFRSRLSEYGFSFEYSATFKQAIKEEKTKSEAEALAHQYGKAIIFDYSYKYFYNDGYGKEYRIYNLKESLSREQQELYLTGCLLSFYQQMKIYQSERGAFVPFNIEKPLLVFVGNSVNKTVSKDELTDVQEVLAFINGFTANKEKAVSRIKMLLDDNTGLLDERGQELFYGDFSYLQNLFQRDAGSVYDDVLKIVFETTSTGRLHLVNLKQLGGEIGLRIGSDNEFFGVINVGAGGDSELIKNIEKGKTGIVTDENQFENESLFKRINDKNSRINILIGSKKFTEGWNSWRVSTMGLINFAKGEGSQAIQLFGRGVRLKGYGNCLKRSSKLDYPVEVPRYINKIETLTIFGVKADYMAQFKEYLEKEDMDLNDSIREFKLPVVSRFHDAKDKLKVIKVKDGINFKKQSKRLILTTPSDGFMDNLVKNKVKVDYNAAIQSLTSTRSEDVKYQKDEAVLEPHHIAFLDMDKLYAELLQYKNQKVYYNISIEKSLLPEILKLKGWYTLFVPRALMEIDSFDKIGRINDICVMLLKNYLDRFFKYHKAQWEAPHLVYGDLKSSDKNFIDAYNITLFNKEKFEEFAELIEGIREALEKNRRLGKYEDKHLNFRYFDFYNHLYTPLISIDKGIRIEVSPVSLNSDEKLFIDRLKKYCDDNPSAFIEKRLYLLRNKSKVGIGFFEAGNFYPDFIMWIAEDDKQYITFIDPKGIMMLEKNINNPKIQFYKTIKEKEAQLQPTCTEKQIILNSFIMSGT
- a CDS encoding site-specific DNA-methyltransferase gives rise to the protein MSEKLQRFTKLLKDMFELEKSDLDFGIYRIMNIRKNEINNFIETTLVSEVNAILSKYATDNSQVRKRIEEIEKQCESVGVKVEDSKLREEYAEYKALLASGTGVAELESDVYSALYNFFSRYYDEGDFISKRRYKEGVYAIPYEGEEVKLYWANHDQYYIKTSENFRDYSFKVDVQGEKYTIHFKLVDANTEQNNNKESDDKKREFILLDENFLEAEGNELTIKFEYRVPASEQDSVNKLKDNTKLNKSAVDKIKGAVSENADLKRFVWAINMPAPTDKNKTRTILEKHLETYVAKNTFDYFIHKDLRGFLNRELDFYIKAEIMHLDDLDTDNEVKVNAYLAKVKAIKKVGRTIIDFLAQIEDFQKKLWLKKKFVVETNWCITLDKIDESFYPEISANDAQRQEWVEMYAIDEIAGDLMTEAYSNPLTVDFLKQNKNLVLDTKHFTTEFKERLIASIDNLDEETNGLLIHSENFQALNLLQEKYREKIDCVHIDPPYNTETSGFLYKNNYKHSSWMSMMYDRLIISVPLMSDDSSFACHIDENEYERLWNVFEQSSLLNVGTVIWDKRNPMTGGAGLATQHEYVIWRSKNLITLNLNSDNVKSMIEYVQGLISEYGGVNEDVRREYTKWINQNTNLSGGEKAYRYIDDDGKIYQSVSLRAPEPRTDPKFFQPLIHPITKKPCAIPPNGFSRTPETLQDMMKRGEILFGKDETTQPRQKMFLTADTKRQMTSVIQNGMKGKADTDKLGIVFPYCHPVSLYEVLVGAATEKTSIILDYFAGSGTTGHAVINLNREDGGNRKYILVEMGNYFNTITKPRIKKVVYAKDWKDGKPQNRNTGVSQIFKYIRLESYEDTLNNIELSRTTEQEKQLRMDANFFNEYLVSYMLDIESRGSLLNLDRFKEPFAYKMKIAENNETKETTIDLVETFNYLLGLAVTRQKAAARFNAVPDPEGEYENAVMLTEDKEGQYAFKTVEGIMPNGDKALVIWRNLTEDLAADNAALDAFFVKYRAETKNSEFDIIYVNGDNNLENLKGDKEQWKVHLIELEFKKRMFEGV